In Phaseolus vulgaris cultivar G19833 chromosome 10, P. vulgaris v2.0, whole genome shotgun sequence, a single genomic region encodes these proteins:
- the LOC137819310 gene encoding uncharacterized protein, with protein MTVLPCLPGEPICADNKGNNGELFCFIYTTFFKKVKLRLPFTRFERELLTELNVAPAQLHPNSWAFVRAFQIICAHLGLPASVDVFLFLFEAKNPGDRLWISLNGIAGRSILSIFQQSYKDWKGKFVKVCQNDQDPSLLDGFPLYWVHKGNKDSKESFRRARSPDNMGELDKDLCLFWKSVAAANITLPTASIITFEFLEDQLEAHIDNMLGKGKLAELRAINWSHKLAVGSQTVPNSVVEIAAAQGKTPPRGATSSGVLPAPQRKKLILRKPKRKVPQVVQEEEEDEETTEDGLVTKRTRVAPSSPPAIQTPTPPSPPALLPPVQATPLAAAPPVVKSSDPNFIENPPSASTPFVSAGEGPPSTTSIAGAAPGGDEGAHNSPILITESPTSPPRQEAPLALQTQEGGGESQHQAPPAPPLASTSSLPTSFEEILGPFTAKLKMMAEDLPSIVSKAVEDALKKLQDENSALKKSNLITRAEAEKLSCNLLMTELEHSRLEDAMDVELRSMRKEASELRQKLHLQVQEKIDLESKLVPYRLKVVDLEAAKKADATKVENLEKRSTDREVLLGKVEKERDDAIAELAKAREEAAKIAAELAQARDEGKKAVEDLARACEEKS; from the exons ATGACCGTGCTGCCCTGCCTCCCCGGGGAACCGATCTGTGCGGATaataaggggaacaacggcgagttgttctgctttatctACACGACattcttcaagaaagtgaagcttaggcttccttttacccgcttcgagagagagctactgaccgagctcaacgtcgcccctgcccagcttcatcccaacagctgggcgttcgtgaggGCGTTCCAAATCATCTGCGCACACCTGGGGCTGCCGGCTTCagtggatgtctttcttttcctgttcgaggccaagaatcccggagatcgcctctggattagcttgaacgggattgctgggaggtcaatcctctcgatcttccagcaatcttacaaagactggaaggggaagttcgtcaaggtgtgcCAAAACGACCAAGACCCttccctgctcgacggcttccccttgtactgggtacacaaggggaacaaagactctAAAGAAAGCTTCAGGAGGGCAAGGAGTCCTGACAATATGGGGGAGTTAGACAAAGATCtctgcctcttctggaagagtgtggctgcTGCCAACATCACCCTCCCCACCGCCTCCATAATCACCTTCGAGTTCcttgaggaccaactcgaagctcacatag ataatatgttgggcaaAGGGAAATTGGCAGAACTAAGGGCGATCAACTGGTCTCATAAACTCGCGGTgggctcccaaactgtgcccaactcagtggtggagatcgccgctgctcaaggcAAGACTCCTCCCCGAGGTGCAACCTCTTCCGGGGTACTACCCGCCCCTCAAAGGAAAAAGCTGATCTTGAGGAAACCAAAAAGGAAAGTTCCTCAAGTggtgcaagaagaagaagaggatgaagaaaccaccgaggatggccttgttaccaagaggacaagggtggccccctcttcaccacctgcaatccaaacaccaacaccgccctcacctccagctcttctaccaccagtccaagcgacgCCCTTAGCCGCCGCGCCCCCAGTGGTCAAGAGCAGCGACCCAaacttcatagagaaccctccaagcgcctccacgccattcgtatctgctggagaaggtcctccttcaaccacctctattgctggggccgcaccaggaggagatgagggtgctcacaactcgccaATACTCATAACAGAATCTCcgacctcaccaccacgccaagaagccccccttgcccttcaaactcaagagggtggtggtgaaagtcagcaccaagctcctccagcacctccacTAGCATCAACCTCAAGCCTCCCAACCTCCTTCGAAGAGATCTtggggcccttcacagctaaactgaagatgatggcggaggatcttCCCTCTATagtatcaaaagctgtggaggaCGCACTCAAGAAACTCCAAGATGAGAACTCCGCACTGAAGAAGTCGAATCTGATTACAAGGGCTGAGGCTGAAAAACTCTCGTGCAACCTGCTGATGACCGAGTTGGAGCactcaaggctggaggacgccatggatGTTGAGCTAAGGAGCATGCGCAAGGAGGCCTCTGAActgcgccagaaactgcacctccaagtCCAAGAGAAGATCGACTTGGAAAGCAAGCTTGTCccctacaggctcaaggtggtGGACTTGGAGGCTGCAAAGAAAGCGGATGCGACCAAggtggaaaaccttgaaaaAAGGTCGACGGATCGGGAGGTGCTCCTTGGGAAGGTTgaaaaggagagggacgacgccattgCTGAGCTCGCCAAAGCTCGAGAGGAGGCCGCAAAGATTGCTGCAGAGTTGGCCCAGGCTCGGGACGAGGGCAAAAAGGCTGTTGAAGACCTAGCTCGAGCTTGTGAGGAaaagagctga
- the LOC137813864 gene encoding uncharacterized mitochondrial protein AtMg00810-like has protein sequence MKVNLFFLGLQVKQSKDDIFLIQTKYCKEILKKFEMERCKKATTPMSTSCYMDADLVGTSVDQNKYRGLIVSLLYLTASRPIIMFAVCLCARFQSNPKESHFKATKRILKCLKGTTLVGLWYPSHFPIHLVGYSDFDFAGCELDRKSTSGTCHLLGSSVISWHSKKQACVALSTAEAEYTAVGSCCAQILWSKQQLEDFGLKVNKVPLLCDNTSAIDLAKNHIQHSRTKHIEICHNFIRDHVSNGDCDVKFIEIANQLAYIFMKPLPKDKLFLLREIFGLKREGGVNCLQGFFENFFS, from the coding sequence ATGAAGGTCAACTTGTTCTTCTTGGGACTGCAGGTCAAACAATCTAAGGATGACATCTTTCTAATTCAAaccaagtattgcaaggagatccTCAAAAAGTTTGAGATGGAAAGGTGTAAAAAGGCAACTACACCAATGTCCacaagctgctacatggatgctgATTTAGTTGGAACATCAGTGGATCAAAACAAATACAGGGGTTTGATTGTTTCCTTGCTTTATCTCACTGCTAGTAGGCCGATTATTATGTTTGCAGTGTGTCTTTGTGCGAGATTTCAATCCAATCCAAAGGAATCTCATTTTAAAGCTACCAAAagaatattgaagtgtctaaaGGGGACAACATTAGTtggtttatggtatccttctcatttTCCTATACATCTAGTTGGATACTCAGATTTTGATTTTGCAGGGTGCGAATTGgatagaaaaagcacaagtgggacttgtcatcttcttggctcaagTGTCATTTCTTGGCACAGCAAAAAGCAAGCTTGTGTGGCCCTTTCAACTGCTGAAGCTGAATACACTGCTgttggaagctgttgtgcacaaattcttTGGAGTAAACAACAACTAGAAGATTTTGGGTTGAAGGTTAATAAGGTACCTTTGttgtgtgacaacacaagtgctataGATCTTGCCAAAAATCATATTCAGCACTCTAGAACCAAGCACATAGAGATCTGTCATAATTTTATAAGGGATCATGTCAGTAATGGAGATTGTGATGTGAAATTCATTGAAATAGCAAACCAACTAGCATACATTTTCATGAAACCTTTGCCAAAAGACAAGTTATTTCTCTTAAGAGAAATAtttggccttaaacgagaggggggggtgaattgtttacaggggttttttgaaaactttttcagctag